Proteins encoded together in one Leptospira semungkisensis window:
- a CDS encoding acyl-CoA dehydrogenase family protein has protein sequence MIENNYFLQNEDLVQHFEFLIDWEEIVNAFELGFLDKQEYDKTGKEEFSMAPASKEEALEFYKSVLESAGELAGIEISPIVQKMDIEGLKYKEGKVEFPQVMINAVNKVKEAGILPYSIGRKHGGLGLPCSVQAMLMEIFSRADGSLAIALGCMNLAETIERFGSEEMVETYVPKMAAGELCGAMALTEPNYGSDLPNLQTRAIKGEDGVWRITGAKRFITHGCGFADKPSIILTLARTGSPTSGARGLSFFLVKSEDVYIAGIEKKMGLHCSPTCEVVYEDTPGILVGEEGYGLVKYSMAMMNGARLSIAGQAMGIGMAAYGEAKKYAEEREQFGKKIQNIPAVRKMLELMDREIIAMRAILQEASRSIDLYHWKSERWKEQGMDEREIKKEESIKKWEKLANLFTPLSKYYITEQANRIAFDSLQIHGGAGYTYDYDISRIYRDVRITNIYEGTTQLQVVAAIGGIVTGLSAKGILRQYLDEEMNSFSPSKELSENREKLERSHELYLSLENGENKDEVAFELVESATRVIIGVVLERGLKKLDGTAREKRADLVRAYNLDSSALLEYNKIRIENKKTKVLA, from the coding sequence ATGATAGAGAATAATTATTTCCTCCAAAATGAAGACCTAGTACAACATTTCGAATTCTTAATAGACTGGGAAGAGATAGTAAACGCCTTCGAACTAGGATTTCTGGACAAACAAGAATACGATAAGACCGGAAAAGAAGAATTTTCGATGGCTCCCGCCAGTAAAGAAGAAGCATTAGAATTCTATAAATCCGTTTTAGAATCTGCAGGAGAACTCGCAGGAATAGAGATATCTCCAATCGTTCAGAAAATGGACATAGAGGGTTTAAAATACAAAGAAGGAAAAGTAGAATTCCCGCAGGTCATGATAAACGCGGTAAATAAAGTGAAGGAAGCAGGGATCCTTCCCTATTCCATCGGTCGCAAACACGGCGGATTAGGACTTCCTTGTTCCGTGCAAGCAATGCTTATGGAAATCTTTTCTAGAGCCGACGGCTCACTCGCGATCGCGTTGGGTTGTATGAATCTTGCGGAAACAATAGAAAGATTCGGCTCAGAAGAAATGGTAGAGACTTACGTACCCAAAATGGCTGCCGGAGAACTTTGTGGCGCCATGGCATTGACCGAACCGAATTACGGATCCGATCTTCCCAATCTACAAACAAGAGCGATCAAAGGAGAAGACGGAGTATGGAGAATCACTGGCGCAAAAAGATTCATCACTCACGGTTGCGGCTTTGCTGATAAACCTTCTATCATTCTCACGTTAGCAAGAACAGGAAGTCCTACGAGTGGAGCAAGAGGTCTTTCCTTCTTCTTAGTCAAAAGCGAAGATGTCTATATCGCAGGAATCGAAAAGAAAATGGGACTCCACTGCTCTCCTACCTGCGAGGTTGTATACGAAGATACTCCAGGCATCCTCGTAGGAGAAGAAGGTTACGGATTAGTAAAATACTCTATGGCAATGATGAACGGAGCCAGATTGTCCATCGCAGGGCAAGCAATGGGAATAGGAATGGCTGCTTATGGAGAGGCTAAAAAGTACGCCGAAGAAAGAGAACAGTTCGGCAAGAAGATCCAAAATATCCCCGCTGTCCGTAAGATGCTGGAACTCATGGACAGAGAGATCATTGCGATGCGTGCAATCCTACAAGAGGCTTCCAGGTCCATAGATCTATACCATTGGAAATCCGAGAGATGGAAAGAACAGGGAATGGACGAAAGAGAGATCAAGAAAGAGGAGAGCATTAAAAAATGGGAAAAGCTCGCCAACCTATTTACTCCTCTTTCCAAATACTATATTACGGAACAAGCAAATAGGATCGCTTTCGACTCATTGCAAATCCATGGAGGCGCCGGCTACACCTACGACTATGATATTTCCAGGATCTACAGAGATGTCAGGATCACAAATATCTACGAGGGAACTACTCAATTGCAAGTGGTGGCGGCAATCGGAGGAATCGTTACCGGCCTAAGCGCCAAAGGAATATTACGTCAATACCTGGATGAAGAAATGAATTCCTTCTCCCCGAGCAAAGAACTGTCGGAAAATCGGGAAAAATTAGAAAGATCTCATGAACTCTATCTGTCCTTAGAGAACGGAGAAAATAAGGATGAGGTAGCTTTCGAACTCGTGGAATCTGCGACCAGAGTGATCATCGGTGTTGTTTTGGAAAGAGGCCTCAAAAAGTTAGATGGGACCGCAAGAGAAAAGAGAGCGGACCTAGTTAGGGCTTATAACCTAGATAGCTCCGCATTATTGGAATATAATAAGATCCGAATAGAAAATAAGAAAACGAAGGTCTTAGCTTAA
- a CDS encoding SDR family NAD(P)-dependent oxidoreductase, with the protein MDIRGKRIVITGAASGIGKETLLKFLQYEGVQILAVDLDPSRLDVKDKRVTKFKCDVSASANVDKIFKEAEKVLGGIDIFYANAGFAYYEEIKKPDWKRMEKIFQTNVFSAIYGLQKVQAEYKNPVYYIITASAMSFLSIPGYALYSATKAAVHSFAEAFQFELKKPHRLMIVYPIATRTNFFDAAGKKVPVPFPSQTPAQVASAVIRGIEWNKKKVLPSKIFSLMMFVDRFLIYPLRIYQIIENWKRKKALS; encoded by the coding sequence ATGGACATTCGCGGTAAAAGGATAGTGATCACTGGAGCAGCCTCCGGAATAGGGAAGGAGACTTTACTTAAGTTTCTTCAATATGAGGGAGTTCAAATATTAGCTGTGGACCTAGATCCTTCTCGCTTAGATGTGAAAGACAAGAGAGTAACTAAATTCAAATGCGATGTGTCTGCTTCCGCAAATGTGGATAAGATCTTTAAAGAGGCTGAAAAAGTCTTGGGAGGGATTGATATCTTCTACGCGAATGCTGGATTTGCCTATTATGAAGAGATCAAAAAGCCGGATTGGAAGAGGATGGAGAAGATCTTTCAGACCAATGTGTTCTCTGCAATCTATGGATTGCAAAAGGTACAAGCAGAATACAAGAACCCGGTTTATTATATTATCACTGCTTCTGCTATGAGTTTTCTTTCTATTCCCGGGTATGCGTTGTATTCTGCAACTAAGGCAGCGGTTCATTCCTTTGCAGAAGCTTTTCAATTCGAATTGAAAAAGCCACATAGGCTTATGATCGTTTATCCGATCGCCACGCGCACGAATTTCTTTGATGCGGCCGGAAAGAAGGTCCCTGTTCCATTTCCATCTCAAACCCCTGCACAAGTCGCTTCTGCAGTCATTCGAGGGATAGAATGGAACAAGAAAAAGGTATTACCTTCTAAGATATTTTCCCTAATGATGTTTGTTGATAGATTTTTAATATATCCGTTAAGAATCTATCAGATCATAGAAAATTGGAAAAGAAAGAAGGCCTTAAGCTAA
- a CDS encoding PP2C family protein-serine/threonine phosphatase, with the protein MTQRYFYRLFEAIHRRISYTFSIVSFSLTGAWFGAVYAFFFGSATIPMFSLQTHYPVVLTFLGATLLVTLVHGTQYGLFAPLGLSGLESHIKRVNKALHPNYSLRHAPSQDLDTVLSDLIRLPTHNMLSSLGYASFVFITDVIAYLVLGYDIKELWYIFLGWLAAAFVYCGFSYIITDYITGPKRVLLKKILLGRAYNVNTKSGFLGLKGKFGFLLSLVLLSLTVLAVYVSLGPKSALEIVAFIGLTFFAATTLIILYFQSISTTLEQISKSANDLAAGGPGKLPLVSIDKEFLGFARDFAKATGEIGRIREHLQFLVEEKTSELRETLRTVEELKNQQDGDYFLTSLLIKPLGINRTSGKKVKVDFLIRQKKNFVFKGKASEIGGDICIAQEILLRGKEYTVFLNADAMGKSLQGAGGILVLGAAFHSILQRTLTNESTYSLYAEKWIKNAFTELNKLFQGFDGSMLVSMVLGVLDEQAGLLYYINAEHPWSVLYRDGKASFLEESLQYRKLGTPGIEESLTVKTFHLEPDDILIVGSDGRDDLELQVANGERVINEDESLFLKAVESSNGDLQSVLDTLERKGKITDDLSLLRIEYDPGKEIKRSKVSKDVQNLSVKAKEFLKNKKLSNAIQVIEEALELSPENQVLKRDLIRLHYRNTDYQKACRHLETYVEENPGDTDMIYIASFCFKKIGNFTKSLELAERIQLRNPGIPANLVHIADLNFRLGRPEKAAHFAKLGLELEPENQKASEIVKKIVESN; encoded by the coding sequence ATGACCCAGAGGTATTTTTACCGCCTATTCGAGGCAATTCATCGTAGGATCTCCTACACATTCTCTATTGTTTCTTTTTCTCTTACGGGTGCTTGGTTCGGAGCCGTTTATGCATTCTTTTTCGGTTCTGCAACCATCCCTATGTTCTCCCTGCAGACTCACTATCCGGTAGTCCTAACCTTTCTAGGCGCGACACTTCTCGTGACCCTGGTACATGGGACCCAGTATGGACTATTTGCTCCTTTAGGTCTTTCAGGATTGGAAAGTCATATTAAGAGAGTGAACAAAGCTTTGCATCCGAACTATTCTTTGCGTCATGCTCCCTCCCAAGATCTGGATACTGTTCTCTCCGATTTAATCCGGCTACCGACTCATAACATGCTATCTTCGCTCGGATATGCTTCTTTCGTATTTATTACTGACGTGATCGCGTATCTGGTCTTAGGATATGATATTAAAGAATTATGGTATATCTTTTTAGGCTGGCTTGCTGCAGCATTCGTATATTGCGGTTTTTCTTATATCATTACGGATTACATTACTGGACCCAAAAGAGTTCTTTTAAAAAAGATCTTATTAGGTAGAGCATATAATGTTAATACCAAATCAGGCTTTTTAGGCCTGAAGGGAAAGTTCGGATTCTTATTATCTCTCGTGCTCCTCTCTCTGACAGTATTGGCGGTCTATGTAAGTTTGGGACCTAAATCCGCTCTAGAGATTGTTGCTTTCATCGGCCTTACATTCTTTGCAGCAACCACTCTGATCATTTTATATTTCCAATCCATCTCTACGACTCTGGAACAGATCAGTAAATCCGCAAATGATCTGGCAGCGGGAGGACCTGGCAAACTTCCTTTAGTTTCTATAGATAAAGAGTTTTTAGGGTTTGCGCGAGATTTTGCAAAGGCTACCGGAGAAATAGGAAGGATCAGAGAACATCTGCAATTCTTGGTCGAAGAAAAAACTTCGGAGCTCAGAGAAACTCTGCGCACTGTAGAAGAACTGAAAAACCAACAAGACGGAGATTACTTTCTCACTTCTCTCTTGATTAAACCTCTTGGGATCAATCGCACAAGCGGCAAGAAAGTAAAAGTGGATTTCCTCATTCGCCAAAAGAAGAATTTTGTATTTAAAGGAAAGGCGAGCGAGATCGGAGGTGATATCTGTATCGCCCAAGAAATCCTACTCAGAGGGAAAGAATACACTGTATTCTTAAATGCGGATGCCATGGGCAAATCGCTTCAGGGAGCGGGAGGAATCCTCGTATTAGGAGCCGCATTCCATTCCATCCTGCAAAGAACTCTAACGAACGAAAGCACCTATTCCCTATATGCTGAGAAATGGATCAAAAATGCATTCACTGAATTGAATAAGCTCTTTCAGGGTTTTGACGGAAGTATGTTAGTCTCCATGGTATTGGGAGTCTTGGATGAACAGGCAGGTCTATTATATTATATTAATGCGGAACATCCTTGGTCTGTTCTTTATAGAGATGGCAAGGCTTCCTTCTTAGAGGAAAGTCTTCAATACAGAAAACTGGGAACTCCGGGTATAGAAGAAAGCTTAACAGTTAAGACATTCCATCTGGAGCCTGATGATATTCTTATCGTAGGTTCTGACGGAAGAGACGATCTGGAATTACAAGTCGCGAATGGAGAAAGAGTGATCAATGAAGATGAATCCCTTTTTCTCAAAGCGGTCGAATCTTCTAACGGAGACTTGCAGTCAGTTCTAGACACATTAGAGAGAAAAGGAAAGATCACCGATGACCTCTCTCTTTTAAGGATCGAATACGATCCAGGAAAGGAGATCAAAAGATCCAAGGTGAGTAAAGACGTTCAGAATCTAAGTGTGAAAGCAAAGGAATTTCTGAAGAATAAAAAGCTCTCGAACGCAATTCAAGTCATCGAAGAGGCATTGGAACTTTCTCCTGAAAACCAAGTCTTGAAAAGGGATCTGATCCGATTGCATTATAGAAATACGGATTACCAAAAGGCATGCCGTCATTTAGAAACCTATGTAGAAGAAAATCCGGGCGATACGGATATGATCTATATCGCCTCCTTCTGTTTTAAGAAAATTGGAAATTTCACTAAATCTTTGGAACTCGCAGAGAGAATACAACTTCGCAATCCAGGGATTCCCGCCAATCTAGTTCATATTGCAGACTTGAATTTCAGGCTAGGCCGTCCCGAAAAGGCAGCTCATTTTGCGAAGTTAGGACTGGAACTCGAACCGGAGAATCAAAAGGCTTCGGAGATCGTAAAGAAGATCGTGGAATCAAATTGA
- a CDS encoding oxidoreductase, with amino-acid sequence MKNRVAIVAGGTGLVGGELVRELLIDPDWDKVYLLARKPVEWTHAKLELILTDWDHLGNFPKNITDAFCTLGTTISKAGSKENFKKVDLDYVVSFAKAAKEAGSKSFFLVTALGSDPNSFVFYNKLKGEAEVEVSKIDFDTIGIFRPSLLDGERKEFRLGEKIGQAIAIVLNSILLGPMRKYRSIHAKTVAKAMLNLAWSSKKGKFKIESDQIQRLGTGSARSNLQNIL; translated from the coding sequence ATGAAGAATCGAGTGGCAATCGTTGCCGGTGGTACCGGACTCGTGGGCGGAGAATTGGTTCGAGAATTATTGATCGATCCGGACTGGGACAAGGTATATCTTTTGGCCCGCAAGCCTGTGGAATGGACTCATGCTAAATTAGAATTGATCCTGACCGATTGGGATCACTTGGGCAATTTTCCGAAAAATATTACGGATGCTTTTTGCACCTTGGGGACTACGATCTCTAAGGCGGGTTCGAAAGAGAATTTTAAGAAAGTGGATCTGGACTATGTTGTTTCCTTTGCTAAGGCCGCTAAAGAAGCGGGCTCTAAATCTTTCTTTTTAGTCACTGCATTGGGATCCGATCCGAATTCATTCGTATTTTATAATAAATTAAAAGGAGAAGCGGAAGTAGAAGTATCTAAAATAGATTTTGATACGATTGGGATCTTTCGTCCTTCGCTTTTAGACGGAGAAAGAAAAGAATTCAGATTGGGAGAAAAGATAGGGCAGGCAATTGCTATTGTTCTGAATTCTATCTTGCTCGGGCCAATGAGAAAATACAGATCCATCCATGCAAAGACGGTGGCCAAGGCAATGTTGAACCTGGCTTGGTCCTCCAAGAAGGGAAAATTCAAAATAGAATCGGACCAGATCCAAAGGCTTGGAACAGGTTCGGCTCGCTCAAACTTACAGAATATTCTCTAG
- a CDS encoding adenylate/guanylate cyclase domain-containing protein, producing MPIREYLPKFLCKIFDTTNRDKMDESVRTVLEKEELMGAYVSNVFRYLLLIFFLSQILANLHSGSNTANLIGIGIFTLVTIGHSIVIRTCPKWAVSVFTYIALVSDFAIITGVLLFYTHTASPNNYGFFIKNPILNFYLFPLAASLIQFRLRLVLLSVILYFGVYYGILLYAIQNGQIEFTYHWPEYINGPKVLFGDAMVDRPMAYLVFAGFLCFGILRTLIMIRRIGEGEAQRSLLSRYFSPGVVEEMMSNPDVLEGRRQTATILFTDIRNFTALSEHMDPLELSQFLSSIRETLTDCVFEFGGTLDKYIGDAVMATFGTPYPSADPASDAIRALQCGQRMLERLGEFNQKREEKGLEAVKIGIGIHTGEVFSGNIETSRRAEFTVIGDAVNTASRIESLTKNFGKELLVSEDTWKLAGANFRGETLPPVQVKGKEKPVTVVAVGA from the coding sequence ATGCCTATTCGAGAATATCTCCCTAAGTTTCTTTGTAAAATTTTCGATACAACCAACCGAGATAAGATGGACGAATCCGTTCGGACAGTCCTCGAAAAAGAAGAGTTAATGGGCGCTTACGTTTCTAACGTATTCCGATATCTGCTGCTGATCTTTTTTCTTTCTCAGATCCTAGCCAACCTTCATTCGGGTAGTAATACTGCTAATTTGATCGGGATCGGCATATTCACCTTAGTCACTATAGGACATTCGATCGTAATTCGAACCTGTCCAAAATGGGCAGTGAGCGTATTCACTTATATAGCTCTTGTTTCCGACTTTGCGATTATCACGGGAGTGCTTCTCTTTTATACCCATACTGCAAGCCCGAACAATTACGGTTTCTTTATTAAGAATCCTATCCTGAATTTCTATCTGTTTCCTTTGGCCGCCTCTCTCATCCAGTTTAGGCTGCGCCTCGTGCTTTTAAGTGTGATTCTGTATTTCGGGGTATATTACGGAATCCTATTATATGCGATCCAAAACGGACAGATCGAATTCACATACCATTGGCCGGAATATATCAACGGTCCTAAGGTATTATTCGGAGACGCAATGGTAGATAGACCGATGGCATATCTGGTCTTTGCAGGATTTTTATGTTTCGGTATTTTAAGGACCCTGATCATGATCCGACGCATAGGAGAAGGAGAAGCGCAACGTTCCCTTCTTTCCAGATATTTTTCTCCAGGTGTTGTGGAAGAAATGATGTCTAATCCGGATGTATTGGAAGGAAGAAGACAGACTGCCACGATCTTATTCACGGATATTCGAAATTTTACCGCACTCTCCGAGCACATGGATCCGTTAGAGTTAAGTCAGTTCCTTTCCTCCATTAGAGAAACATTAACTGATTGCGTATTTGAATTCGGGGGCACTTTGGACAAGTATATAGGAGATGCAGTGATGGCGACATTTGGAACTCCTTATCCTTCTGCTGATCCCGCCTCCGATGCGATCCGGGCCTTGCAATGCGGACAGAGAATGCTGGAGAGGTTGGGAGAATTCAATCAGAAGAGAGAAGAAAAAGGCCTCGAAGCCGTAAAAATTGGCATCGGGATCCATACCGGTGAAGTATTCTCCGGAAATATAGAAACAAGCAGACGAGCAGAATTCACAGTGATCGGAGACGCAGTCAATACTGCTTCCAGGATTGAATCTTTGACCAAGAACTTCGGCAAGGAGCTTCTCGTTTCGGAAGATACCTGGAAACTTGCAGGCGCAAATTTTAGAGGAGAGACCTTACCTCCGGTGCAAGTAAAAGGAAAAGAAAAACCGGTAACTGTGGTGGCCGTAGGAGCCTAA
- a CDS encoding DUF962 domain-containing protein, producing MTENKQYNTLSEFWPFYLREHSNKMNRVLHFIGTSCALFFIVSAIYFLNVWYLLAALFSGYFFAWIGHFFLEKNRPATFIYPVKSFISDWRMYFCTITGQLGKELQKAGVK from the coding sequence ATGACTGAAAATAAACAATACAACACTCTCAGCGAATTCTGGCCGTTCTATTTAAGAGAGCATTCCAATAAGATGAACCGAGTTCTACATTTTATAGGAACTTCCTGCGCTCTGTTTTTCATTGTTTCCGCAATCTATTTCTTAAACGTTTGGTATCTGCTTGCTGCATTGTTCAGCGGATATTTCTTCGCTTGGATCGGACATTTCTTCTTAGAGAAGAATCGCCCTGCTACTTTTATCTACCCTGTGAAGTCTTTTATCAGCGACTGGAGAATGTATTTTTGTACGATCACCGGCCAATTAGGCAAGGAGTTACAGAAAGCCGGAGTAAAATGA
- a CDS encoding deoxyribodipyrimidine photo-lyase, protein MFSEKNLIRVREGNKKPVLEEGEYILYWIRANRRLAWNHCLDYSIHLSQKFKKPLIILESIMMDFEWSSPRLHTFLLEGLCDTIEEAEKSGFAFWPFVETPDKRLKDHIPSILERAALVVTDDFPCFFLPEHAEKLAEDLKCKLLLVDSNSITPLASYEQTFYYSRVIRPRLHDRFAESYVLHSDPKPKSKGLPDPRNISKPDFLFSGRKEEIPEYIQKMKCKYPDVLPFPGRIGGRKEGLRLLKQFVKTSLSHYSKERSEPRPPDTMKASSLSPYLHFGMISVEEIVTAVLDSDPKVEWSPDFLNHSYRGKNEGFFHPDPNVNSFLDELLTWRELGYLLFYRSPSFRKDLSILPDWAKQSLLLHSSDKREYLYTKEELENANTHDPIWNAAQKELVLTGSMQNYLRMLWGKKVIEWTSSPEEAFAILEDLNHKYAYDGRDPNSYTGILWCFGAFDRPWFPERAVLGNIRYMSSESTAKKFKLKPYLEYIKGLEEGSEPGLFA, encoded by the coding sequence TTGTTTTCGGAAAAGAATTTAATTCGAGTCAGGGAAGGAAATAAGAAACCGGTTTTGGAAGAAGGGGAGTACATCCTCTACTGGATCCGTGCGAACCGACGACTGGCCTGGAATCACTGCCTGGATTATTCTATCCATCTTTCTCAGAAATTCAAGAAGCCTTTGATTATCTTGGAATCCATAATGATGGATTTCGAATGGAGCTCGCCTAGGCTTCATACATTTCTGTTGGAAGGCTTATGCGATACGATAGAAGAAGCTGAAAAATCGGGATTTGCATTCTGGCCATTCGTAGAGACCCCGGATAAAAGATTGAAAGATCATATCCCTTCCATTTTGGAAAGAGCAGCCTTGGTGGTAACGGATGATTTTCCATGCTTCTTTTTGCCGGAACATGCGGAGAAGCTTGCTGAAGATCTAAAATGCAAACTTCTACTGGTGGATTCTAATTCAATCACTCCGTTAGCTTCTTACGAGCAGACTTTTTATTATTCAAGAGTAATAAGACCTCGATTGCATGATCGATTCGCAGAGAGTTATGTTCTTCATTCCGATCCAAAACCTAAATCAAAAGGATTGCCTGATCCCAGAAATATCTCAAAGCCCGATTTTCTTTTTTCTGGAAGGAAGGAGGAAATCCCAGAGTATATTCAAAAAATGAAATGTAAATACCCGGATGTGCTTCCCTTTCCTGGGAGAATCGGCGGACGAAAAGAAGGACTGAGGCTCTTAAAACAATTTGTAAAGACTAGTCTTTCTCATTACTCAAAAGAAAGAAGTGAGCCGCGGCCACCTGATACAATGAAGGCTTCTTCTTTATCTCCCTATCTACATTTTGGAATGATCTCTGTAGAAGAGATCGTTACCGCAGTACTCGACTCGGATCCTAAGGTGGAATGGTCTCCAGATTTTCTGAACCATTCTTATCGAGGAAAGAACGAAGGTTTCTTTCATCCGGACCCGAATGTGAATTCTTTCTTAGATGAATTGCTTACTTGGAGAGAGCTTGGCTATCTTCTATTTTATAGGTCGCCTAGTTTTCGAAAGGATCTTTCTATTCTTCCGGATTGGGCAAAACAATCCTTACTTCTCCACAGTTCGGACAAAAGAGAATACTTGTATACTAAGGAAGAATTGGAGAATGCGAATACTCATGATCCAATTTGGAATGCAGCTCAGAAAGAATTGGTGCTTACAGGTTCCATGCAGAATTATCTACGAATGCTTTGGGGAAAAAAGGTAATCGAATGGACCAGTTCTCCAGAAGAGGCTTTTGCTATATTAGAAGATTTGAATCATAAATATGCGTATGATGGAAGGGATCCGAATTCTTATACGGGGATCCTTTGGTGTTTTGGGGCTTTTGACCGACCTTGGTTTCCCGAAAGAGCAGTCCTCGGAAATATAAGATACATGTCTTCGGAATCAACTGCTAAGAAATTCAAATTAAAACCGTATCTGGAATATATCAAAGGATTAGAAGAAGGATCCGAGCCGGGGCTTTTTGCATAA
- the groES gene encoding co-chaperone GroES, with the protein MAIKPLGDRVLVEPKQEAEEKIGSIFVPDTAKEKPQEGKVVEVGSGRYEDGKLVPLEVKPGDVVLYGKYSGTEIKSDGKEYLIIRESDILAIVKK; encoded by the coding sequence ATGGCGATTAAACCACTGGGCGACCGTGTTCTGGTTGAGCCTAAACAAGAAGCCGAAGAAAAAATCGGCAGCATCTTTGTTCCCGACACTGCGAAAGAAAAACCGCAAGAGGGAAAAGTTGTAGAGGTTGGTAGCGGACGTTACGAAGACGGAAAGCTAGTCCCTCTAGAAGTGAAACCCGGTGACGTCGTTCTCTACGGCAAATATTCCGGAACTGAGATCAAGTCAGACGGCAAAGAATACTTAATCATCCGCGAAAGCGATATTCTTGCCATCGTGAAAAAGTAA